One Thermosphaera aggregans DNA segment encodes these proteins:
- a CDS encoding thioredoxin, with the protein MYELNSREEFERALTGNELVIVEYYYPGSQESAILSETVKELEKLIDPNILVCKVNALREDITGEKLSHTPMVRVYYQGAVIFEQKGVFENLEMNIQVLRRGIRSTLASKGVKIRV; encoded by the coding sequence ATGTACGAGCTCAACAGCAGGGAAGAGTTTGAAAGAGCACTAACCGGTAACGAGCTAGTTATCGTAGAGTACTACTACCCGGGGAGTCAGGAAAGCGCCATTTTAAGCGAAACGGTGAAAGAGTTGGAAAAGCTGATCGACCCGAACATACTCGTCTGCAAGGTAAACGCGCTAAGGGAGGACATAACGGGTGAAAAACTATCTCACACACCAATGGTAAGGGTTTACTACCAGGGGGCAGTGATTTTCGAGCAGAAAGGGGTTTTCGAAAACCTTGAGATGAATATTCAGGTTTTAAGACGGGGAATCCGCTCAACGCTCGCTTCAAAGGGCGTGAAAATAAGAGTCTGA
- a CDS encoding DNA topoisomerase I produces MDANRTSNAVGRGSGYTSIWDLKGKVLVIAEKPKAARKIADALSQKYFVRNINNVTYFEIRDGIHQIIVASSVGHLYGLTTRENGYPVYTYQWAPLYEVEKKKTHSFNYLEALRRLCTSSSYFVNACDYDIEGSVIGYLIIKFNGDPSRAFRAKFSSLTPSELREAFQKLTRLDYEMIEAGLCRHELDWLWGINVSRALMRTVESFSKRRIILSAGRVQTPTLKYVSDIEKERNLFIPTPVYSVIPTIAKDGVKITLELVNNPIKRKNEAYALAERIRKEGFLTVESYEEHTSSISPPPPFNLGDLQEEAARIYGYSPSKTQSIAEQLYLDALISYPRTNSQKLPRGLDFKGLLTKISQISNYSGLVSELLKETKGFLQPVEGDKDDPAHPAIYPTGVKPVKLNNDQWAVYDLIVRRFLAAFAGSAVIYRSTAKFALPGVNIVFQATGQGIGNLGWYKYYPFHKPSVKALPRFREGEKVRIVEVSVKTAYTRPPQRISKIGMLRWMESVEIGTEATRATIIEKLFERKYLVNTTRGVVVTDLGLGIVETLEIFFPELVKVELTRHFERLMNDIKKGAVKREQVISEARNTLDVLIKKFNENREKVGQILSSRLGIYTPPNKCAICNREEFSNGFCTYHYKAMEQINSVYEEWREKEGISFKDYLEKIKKLKSTGKWVVEVIEHAYGGK; encoded by the coding sequence GTGGACGCGAACCGCACCTCCAACGCGGTTGGACGGGGATCGGGGTACACTAGTATATGGGATTTAAAGGGAAAGGTACTTGTAATTGCTGAAAAGCCTAAGGCTGCGAGGAAAATAGCTGATGCATTAAGCCAGAAGTACTTTGTAAGAAATATTAATAATGTAACCTACTTTGAAATACGCGATGGCATCCACCAGATAATTGTTGCAAGCTCAGTTGGACACTTGTACGGGCTAACAACTCGGGAAAACGGCTACCCTGTTTACACCTACCAGTGGGCTCCATTATACGAGGTTGAAAAGAAAAAGACGCACTCATTCAATTACCTGGAGGCTTTGAGAAGACTGTGCACCTCCAGTAGCTACTTCGTGAACGCGTGCGATTACGATATCGAGGGTAGTGTGATAGGTTACTTGATAATTAAATTCAACGGCGACCCCAGCAGGGCTTTCCGAGCAAAATTCTCAAGCCTGACCCCCTCAGAGCTGCGGGAGGCGTTTCAGAAACTAACCCGGCTCGATTATGAAATGATTGAGGCAGGGCTTTGCAGGCACGAATTAGACTGGTTATGGGGTATCAATGTAAGCAGAGCCTTAATGAGAACTGTGGAAAGCTTTTCAAAGAGAAGAATCATCCTAAGCGCTGGCAGGGTTCAAACCCCTACTCTAAAATACGTTTCCGACATAGAGAAAGAGAGGAACCTGTTCATCCCAACCCCGGTTTACAGCGTTATCCCAACCATCGCTAAGGATGGCGTGAAAATAACGCTGGAATTAGTTAACAACCCGATCAAGAGGAAGAATGAAGCATACGCTCTCGCTGAGAGGATTAGGAAGGAGGGCTTTTTAACGGTGGAATCCTACGAGGAACATACTAGTTCGATATCCCCACCCCCTCCATTCAATCTTGGCGACCTCCAGGAGGAGGCTGCGAGAATCTACGGGTACAGCCCGTCTAAAACCCAGTCAATTGCTGAGCAACTCTATCTTGACGCTCTCATCAGCTACCCTAGGACTAACAGCCAGAAACTGCCCAGAGGGCTGGATTTCAAGGGCTTATTGACCAAGATCTCGCAGATATCAAACTACAGCGGTCTTGTCTCAGAGCTTTTAAAAGAGACGAAAGGCTTTTTGCAACCCGTTGAAGGCGACAAGGATGATCCAGCGCATCCAGCCATATATCCCACGGGGGTCAAGCCTGTTAAACTGAACAATGATCAGTGGGCTGTTTACGATTTAATAGTTAGAAGATTCCTAGCAGCTTTCGCGGGTAGTGCAGTAATCTATCGTTCCACGGCGAAATTTGCCCTGCCAGGTGTGAACATTGTTTTCCAGGCGACAGGACAGGGTATTGGAAATCTCGGCTGGTACAAATACTATCCATTCCACAAACCAAGCGTCAAAGCATTGCCCAGGTTTAGGGAAGGAGAGAAGGTTAGGATTGTCGAGGTCAGCGTTAAAACCGCGTATACTAGGCCGCCTCAGAGGATTAGTAAAATCGGGATGTTGAGATGGATGGAGAGTGTTGAAATAGGTACGGAGGCTACGAGAGCTACAATAATAGAGAAGCTTTTCGAGAGAAAATACTTGGTTAACACTACTCGAGGCGTCGTTGTCACAGACCTGGGGTTAGGGATTGTTGAAACACTTGAGATATTCTTCCCCGAGCTGGTGAAAGTTGAGTTAACCAGGCATTTCGAGAGATTAATGAATGACATTAAGAAAGGGGCTGTGAAAAGGGAGCAAGTGATAAGTGAGGCTAGGAACACGCTGGACGTGTTAATTAAGAAATTCAATGAAAACAGGGAGAAAGTGGGGCAAATACTTTCATCAAGACTCGGAATATATACCCCGCCCAATAAATGCGCCATCTGCAACAGGGAAGAGTTTTCCAACGGTTTCTGCACGTATCATTATAAGGCTATGGAACAGATTAACTCTGTTTATGAGGAGTGGAGGGAGAAGGAGGGGATCTCGTTCAAGGATTACTTAGAAAAGATTAAGAAACTCAAGTCAACAGGAAAATGGGTCGTGGAAGTTATTGAGCACGCTTATGGTGGCAAATAA
- a CDS encoding signal peptidase I codes for MSSTYQTFLTKRIDKSRIKHYAWMIEVAFSILLIIVILNPAILSSLTGSQAPMAVVKGESMLPVLREGDIVFTYKPSPSEIRVGDVIVYKAYSNKLIIHRVVDVKIVNNNYYYVTKGDNNSGPDVIYFDVVNNRPLGISYERVVGKVLSINDIVVKIPYLGYVSLWFQEIRSSLT; via the coding sequence TTGTCCTCGACATATCAGACATTCTTAACGAAAAGGATTGATAAATCAAGGATAAAGCACTACGCGTGGATGATTGAAGTCGCTTTTTCAATCCTGCTCATAATCGTTATCTTAAATCCCGCAATACTTTCAAGCCTAACAGGTTCGCAAGCCCCGATGGCGGTTGTTAAAGGAGAGAGTATGCTCCCCGTTTTAAGAGAGGGCGACATAGTCTTCACATATAAGCCAAGCCCTTCAGAGATAAGGGTGGGCGACGTGATCGTTTACAAGGCTTACTCGAACAAGCTGATCATTCACAGAGTCGTAGATGTTAAAATCGTGAATAATAACTACTACTATGTTACAAAAGGCGATAACAATTCCGGACCCGATGTCATATATTTTGATGTGGTTAATAATCGCCCGTTAGGGATCAGTTATGAAAGAGTTGTTGGAAAAGTCTTAAGCATTAACGACATTGTTGTTAAGATACCATATCTTGGCTACGTCTCCCTCTGGTTTCAGGAAATCCGTTCTTCACTTACCTAA
- a CDS encoding site-2 protease family protein yields the protein MLESIYQQFSKHGILVVGYSEYQSSFGKVFDFYVEKPVDKDAFSNIYKFFIENHHYMVLQIKSERPVLRFLPIPERRIPFKQVLTITTFFTVGLTGYGLASGFAEIASKLGIPVGLNPFATAVVYTLLFLLALGVHELGHVFSSKREGVLIEGPIFIPAPPIQLGFIGTFGAVIMMKTLPPSRRDLARLGISGPLSGVLAGLLIGVVGVFSSVSIPYEKAVELAEAGEIGAMPLTTLGLELLLMLKPVNGEVLLIHPLLFITYIIFIVTFLNLLPIGQLDGGHVLRSLMSPRAHEKLGKIVIALLAVTGLSLMLMNYAAGYYYLLLSLVVFILRGYIAKGQHPGSADQYDDERPWHYLIPYLVLLVMVTPIPVG from the coding sequence ATGTTAGAAAGTATTTATCAACAATTCTCGAAACATGGAATATTAGTAGTAGGGTATAGTGAGTATCAGAGTAGTTTCGGAAAAGTATTCGACTTCTACGTTGAGAAACCTGTTGACAAGGATGCTTTCTCGAACATTTACAAATTCTTCATTGAAAACCACCACTACATGGTTCTACAAATAAAGAGTGAGCGCCCTGTTCTAAGATTTCTACCTATTCCCGAGAGAAGGATCCCGTTCAAGCAAGTCCTCACGATCACCACGTTTTTCACAGTCGGGTTAACAGGCTACGGGCTGGCAAGCGGCTTCGCAGAGATAGCGTCAAAGCTTGGAATACCTGTTGGCTTAAATCCGTTCGCAACAGCCGTAGTGTACACTCTCCTGTTCCTGCTCGCATTAGGCGTTCACGAGCTCGGACACGTGTTCTCCAGCAAGAGGGAGGGCGTGCTGATAGAGGGGCCTATATTCATACCGGCGCCCCCTATTCAGCTGGGTTTCATCGGGACCTTCGGAGCTGTGATAATGATGAAGACTCTTCCACCTTCTCGAAGAGATTTAGCGAGGCTAGGTATTTCAGGCCCGTTATCAGGGGTCTTAGCAGGGTTGTTGATAGGGGTTGTAGGAGTGTTCAGCTCAGTGTCAATCCCGTACGAGAAGGCTGTCGAACTAGCTGAAGCCGGGGAAATAGGGGCAATGCCCCTTACCACGCTAGGGTTGGAGCTACTTCTAATGCTGAAGCCTGTGAACGGGGAGGTTTTGCTGATACATCCACTGCTCTTCATAACCTACATAATATTCATCGTAACGTTTCTAAACCTACTACCGATAGGTCAGCTCGACGGAGGACATGTTCTGCGAAGCTTGATGTCGCCTAGGGCTCATGAAAAACTAGGGAAAATTGTTATTGCACTGCTAGCTGTAACTGGGCTGTCTTTAATGTTGATGAATTATGCTGCCGGCTACTACTACCTGCTGCTCTCCTTAGTAGTATTCATCCTAAGAGGCTATATTGCTAAAGGACAACACCCCGGTAGCGCGGATCAGTATGATGATGAGAGGCCATGGCATTATTTAATTCCCTACCTAGTTTTACTAGTAATGGTCACGCCAATACCGGTAGGGTAG
- a CDS encoding DNA-directed RNA polymerase subunit K yields MPCFKKVFKRMSVDVRKIYSEVFASRLTRFELARIIGARSLQLSLGAPTLIDVSGIQIKDPVAVAIYELLKTSLPMSIRRRVEDGKYELIPVSKLITTDVRKYLSTILETWNISSRV; encoded by the coding sequence ATGCCCTGCTTTAAGAAGGTGTTTAAGAGAATGAGTGTGGATGTTAGGAAAATATACTCGGAAGTATTTGCATCAAGGCTCACAAGGTTTGAATTAGCGAGAATCATCGGGGCACGTTCCCTCCAGCTCTCGCTGGGGGCGCCAACCCTCATAGATGTTAGCGGTATCCAAATCAAAGACCCTGTTGCAGTAGCGATATATGAGCTGTTAAAAACAAGTTTACCAATGTCTATTCGTAGGAGGGTTGAGGATGGAAAATACGAGCTCATTCCAGTCAGCAAACTCATCACAACAGATGTTAGAAAGTATTTATCAACAATTCTCGAAACATGGAATATTAGTAGTAGGGTATAG
- the eno gene encoding phosphopyruvate hydratase: protein MYITSYIYDESFAIKDIKARMILDSRGNPTVQVKTVTEGLGVGIANAPSGASTGIHEAVEVRDGGKEFKGRGVSRAIENVNKIISPALIGLDSRRQQLIDRKMIEIDGTPNKSRLGGNAIVATSLSVAKAAASTMGLPLYAYLGGYVADTLPVPMLNIINGGVHAGNKLDFQEFMIVPAGFSSFRDAIKAAVEVYFDLKKILKEKYGPQAINVGDEGGYAPPIEKVRDALDILIQAIKAAGYDPWNQVVIALDVASSQFYREDKGVYVLEGSEYTRDQLIEFYEKLVNEYPIVSIEDPLQEEDFEGFAEITKRLGSKVLIVGDDIFTTNPARFRKGIDSKAGNAILVKVNQVGTLSETLEVVKTAFTNGYKTVISHRSGETEDTSIADIAVGVCAGLIKTGAPARGERTAKYNRLLEIEEELDNPRYPGFGVFLRKP from the coding sequence TTGTACATTACGTCATACATATATGATGAATCATTCGCTATAAAAGACATAAAGGCCAGAATGATCCTTGACAGCAGAGGCAATCCAACCGTACAGGTCAAAACCGTGACGGAAGGCTTGGGCGTGGGAATCGCTAACGCACCAAGCGGTGCTTCAACCGGCATCCATGAAGCAGTTGAGGTACGGGATGGGGGGAAGGAGTTTAAAGGCAGAGGGGTTTCAAGAGCCATTGAAAACGTTAACAAAATAATCTCCCCTGCCTTGATAGGACTGGATTCCCGTAGGCAACAGCTAATTGACAGGAAGATGATCGAGATAGATGGAACACCCAATAAGAGCAGGCTCGGCGGCAACGCGATAGTGGCGACCAGTCTGTCCGTTGCCAAAGCAGCCGCGTCCACGATGGGGCTACCCCTGTACGCTTACCTAGGAGGGTATGTGGCCGACACGCTGCCTGTCCCCATGCTTAACATAATAAACGGGGGAGTTCACGCGGGCAATAAGCTAGACTTCCAGGAATTCATGATCGTCCCAGCAGGATTCAGCTCTTTCAGAGATGCCATTAAGGCCGCGGTTGAGGTCTACTTTGACTTGAAGAAGATTTTGAAAGAGAAATATGGTCCCCAGGCCATTAACGTTGGGGATGAAGGCGGGTATGCTCCTCCAATAGAGAAAGTGAGGGATGCGCTCGATATTTTAATCCAGGCGATTAAAGCTGCAGGATACGATCCGTGGAACCAGGTTGTCATAGCGCTGGATGTGGCGAGCAGTCAGTTCTATAGGGAGGATAAAGGAGTGTACGTTCTAGAAGGGTCTGAGTACACCCGAGATCAATTGATAGAGTTCTATGAGAAACTAGTGAATGAATACCCAATAGTCAGTATTGAAGACCCCTTGCAAGAGGAGGATTTCGAAGGATTCGCCGAGATCACGAAAAGGCTGGGAAGCAAGGTGCTCATTGTTGGCGATGACATATTCACCACTAATCCCGCAAGGTTCAGGAAGGGCATAGATTCCAAGGCAGGTAACGCTATACTGGTCAAGGTCAACCAGGTTGGAACCTTGTCGGAAACCCTTGAGGTCGTGAAAACAGCGTTCACCAACGGCTATAAAACCGTGATAAGCCACAGGAGCGGCGAGACAGAGGATACTTCCATAGCTGACATTGCAGTAGGAGTATGCGCTGGGCTCATCAAGACAGGCGCTCCTGCGAGAGGAGAGAGGACTGCTAAATACAACCGTCTACTAGAAATTGAAGAGGAGCTGGATAATCCAAGATATCCTGGATTCGGCGTTTTCTTGAGAAAGCCGTGA
- a CDS encoding proteasome assembly chaperone family protein, with protein sequence MLGRPRRTLLFNELQIHEYYDAYATPTPKYMILCFPDVGLVSSIACRHIVMEKKLGLVGEIDSPTLLPPVSVIHESSPISPVQLYMPEDRSFLMVLSEIPLIPGSVYPFVNAISSYADEVGVEYLLAVTGLAVPNRLELEKPQVFVASSKEEVYASFKGENIEALREGFIVGPYALLLKEGRRKGFSTVVFLVESFLDIPDPEAAAFGIAALSRFAGIQVDTKKLLEEAELIKLRTRDLMMQTRKAMMDMQKQMERQMPLMYM encoded by the coding sequence ATGCTTGGACGCCCTAGAAGAACCCTCTTGTTTAACGAGCTTCAAATACACGAATATTATGATGCATACGCTACTCCGACCCCTAAATACATGATCCTATGTTTTCCTGACGTCGGACTCGTATCATCTATTGCGTGCCGCCACATTGTAATGGAGAAAAAACTGGGATTAGTTGGCGAGATAGATTCTCCAACTCTTCTCCCACCCGTTTCAGTCATCCATGAATCCTCCCCTATAAGCCCTGTACAGCTCTACATGCCGGAGGACAGGAGCTTTCTCATGGTATTATCCGAGATACCTTTAATCCCGGGCAGTGTCTACCCCTTTGTCAACGCTATCTCCAGCTACGCTGATGAAGTAGGTGTTGAATACCTCTTAGCCGTTACCGGGCTCGCGGTTCCAAACAGGCTTGAGCTGGAGAAACCCCAGGTTTTCGTAGCATCAAGCAAGGAGGAAGTCTACGCTTCTTTTAAAGGGGAAAACATTGAAGCCCTGCGTGAAGGCTTCATAGTAGGTCCTTACGCTCTCTTACTGAAAGAAGGGAGGAGGAAAGGGTTTTCAACAGTAGTATTCCTAGTTGAATCCTTCCTAGACATACCGGATCCGGAGGCAGCTGCTTTTGGAATAGCAGCATTAAGCAGGTTTGCCGGGATACAGGTTGATACTAAGAAGTTGCTTGAGGAGGCAGAGCTGATAAAGCTCAGGACAAGGGATTTAATGATGCAGACGAGGAAGGCGATGATGGATATGCAGAAGCAGATGGAGCGTCAAATGCCGCTAATGTACATGTAA
- a CDS encoding CdvA-like protein → MMGVKVENIDEFLGKPVNDPYGRRIGYLISFYSDSDGNVTSLEVSIGDFEFKQFSIDRFKFENGNIILLSEWEYNAVLTENRLERLKKRIAALEQLKTNNEVPKHAYEEYKKKLDEMLMKIKEDAKAVKEMLRKRLYEIEDIVVELEKCMTNLKVSYMGGEIPEKSYKMAMDLVRKNMDVVMLEKESVKRHLERIEALETRPEDIIVKKEEGVAAQESKQPMQVVVLEG, encoded by the coding sequence ATGATGGGTGTGAAGGTTGAGAACATAGATGAGTTTCTCGGTAAGCCGGTTAATGATCCCTACGGCCGCAGAATAGGCTACCTGATAAGTTTCTACAGCGACTCCGACGGCAACGTTACCTCGCTAGAAGTAAGCATCGGGGACTTCGAGTTCAAGCAGTTCTCAATAGACAGGTTCAAGTTTGAAAACGGCAACATCATCCTGCTGTCGGAGTGGGAGTATAATGCTGTTCTAACGGAGAACAGGCTTGAGAGGTTGAAGAAGAGGATAGCAGCGCTGGAACAGTTGAAAACCAACAATGAGGTTCCAAAGCACGCTTACGAAGAATACAAGAAGAAGCTCGACGAGATGCTGATGAAGATTAAAGAGGATGCTAAGGCCGTGAAGGAGATGTTGAGGAAGAGGCTCTACGAGATAGAGGATATTGTGGTTGAGCTTGAGAAATGTATGACTAATTTAAAGGTAAGCTACATGGGCGGTGAAATACCCGAGAAATCCTATAAGATGGCGATGGACCTTGTCAGGAAGAACATGGACGTGGTAATGCTGGAGAAGGAAAGCGTTAAGAGGCATTTGGAGAGGATCGAAGCCCTTGAGACCCGGCCGGAGGATATCATTGTGAAGAAGGAGGAAGGCGTTGCAGCCCAGGAGTCTAAGCAGCCCATGCAGGTTGTTGTTTTAGAAGGCTAG
- a CDS encoding chromatin protein Cren7, whose amino-acid sequence MLNSPKKESSLKCPRCGSNNIEVIKSWQLVAPIPDAQGRITVTMMGVVKCGSCGYKWKTTISKLKVGGKSVEIEGGSSKKVLESESEEREVKEIVLDISDILNEKD is encoded by the coding sequence GTGTTGAACAGCCCCAAGAAAGAGTCAAGCCTTAAATGCCCTAGATGTGGTTCAAACAACATTGAAGTCATTAAATCATGGCAACTAGTAGCTCCCATCCCAGACGCTCAAGGAAGGATCACGGTTACTATGATGGGTGTAGTGAAGTGTGGAAGCTGCGGATACAAGTGGAAAACCACCATTAGCAAGCTTAAAGTCGGCGGGAAATCCGTTGAGATTGAGGGCGGGAGCAGTAAGAAGGTTTTAGAGAGCGAAAGCGAGGAGAGAGAGGTAAAGGAAATTGTCCTCGACATATCAGACATTCTTAACGAAAAGGATTGA
- a CDS encoding AAA family ATPase yields MSMQYLVDKGVEYAHKAVAADKSGDYETAIKYYKVAIEFFSKYLKLYPDAAMSDWYRELIEKYKERINVLTKALDKMQKVGGDVKYSDSDDIEVLTPEKRANKKKFDDLVDLEDVKKALKRAVIYPVRTPDLYPLGWPKGILLFGPPGCGKTEISLALANEINAVLINVSPATIMSKWLGDAEKNVKKVFDKAREIANNGTPVIIFIDEVDGLLQVYGNEIGGESRMRNQFLQEMDGLKEKENNRLPLFIIGATNKPWNLDIGFIRRFEKRIYVPQPNKEIRKQLFIHYVSKLKEVYPVENIDYDKLAEITEYYTPADISSIIKEVQNNVAEEINEMIISKGENKGKPERVITTEDIIKVIQTRKPSIDPNWLESYREWMERYGAL; encoded by the coding sequence ATGAGCATGCAGTACTTGGTTGACAAAGGAGTTGAATACGCGCATAAAGCCGTAGCTGCTGATAAGAGCGGGGACTATGAGACCGCTATTAAATACTATAAAGTCGCTATTGAGTTCTTCAGCAAGTATTTGAAACTCTACCCTGATGCTGCAATGAGTGACTGGTATAGGGAGTTGATCGAAAAATATAAGGAACGGATAAACGTTCTCACAAAAGCTCTTGACAAAATGCAGAAAGTAGGAGGAGACGTCAAGTACAGCGATTCTGACGACATAGAGGTTTTAACCCCGGAGAAGAGGGCTAATAAGAAAAAGTTTGACGACCTGGTCGACCTTGAAGATGTTAAGAAAGCCTTGAAAAGAGCCGTGATCTACCCTGTTAGAACGCCCGATCTCTACCCTCTAGGCTGGCCCAAAGGCATACTCTTATTCGGCCCACCCGGTTGCGGTAAAACAGAAATATCTCTTGCACTAGCTAACGAGATTAACGCGGTTCTCATAAACGTTAGTCCAGCAACCATCATGAGCAAGTGGCTTGGTGATGCTGAGAAAAACGTGAAGAAAGTATTTGACAAGGCGCGTGAAATCGCGAACAATGGAACCCCTGTCATAATCTTCATAGACGAGGTTGACGGCTTGCTACAGGTTTACGGAAACGAAATAGGCGGGGAGAGCAGGATGAGAAACCAGTTCCTGCAGGAGATGGATGGGTTAAAGGAAAAGGAGAATAACAGGCTTCCCTTGTTCATCATTGGAGCTACCAACAAGCCCTGGAACCTGGACATAGGTTTTATCAGAAGATTTGAGAAAAGAATCTATGTTCCCCAGCCGAACAAGGAGATTAGGAAGCAACTCTTCATACACTACGTGAGCAAGCTGAAGGAAGTGTACCCTGTGGAGAACATAGATTACGATAAGCTAGCAGAGATAACAGAGTACTACACTCCCGCGGATATTTCCAGCATAATAAAGGAGGTGCAAAACAATGTCGCCGAGGAGATTAACGAGATGATCATCAGCAAAGGCGAGAACAAGGGCAAGCCCGAGAGGGTAATCACAACTGAAGACATTATCAAGGTGATTCAGACTAGGAAACCCAGTATAGACCCTAACTGGCTTGAATCCTACAGGGAATGGATGGAGAGATACGGAGCATTGTAA
- the thsA gene encoding thermosome subunit alpha: MAMYGIPVLVLKEGTRRTIGREALRGNIAAARALAEVLRTSLGPRGLDKMLVDSFGDVTVTNDGATIVKEMEVQHPAAKLLVEVAKAQDAEVGDGTTSAVVLAGAFLAKAEELLDQNIHPSIIIEGYTKALKESLKILSDIAYKVSPTDRESLKKVVMTTISSKYIGGNVISNKLADMTIEAALTVAEPKENGTFDFRTDDVKIEKKKGGNVIDTQLIKGIVIDKEVVHPGMPRRIEDAKIALLDAALEVEKPEITAKINITSPELIKAFLDEEANLLKEMVEKIASTGANVVICQKGIDEVAQHFLAKKGIMAVRRVKRSDLEKLERASGGKIVSSVRDLKPEDLGYAKLVEERRIGNDKMVFIEGCKNPKAVTILIRGANDMVMDEIERSLKDALNVLRNVMKVPKIVPGGGAVEIELAMRLREFAAKVGGKEQLAIEAFAQAIEEIPLILAESSGKDPLETLMKLRQLHSEGKKYAGIDVVTGEVRENMLEYNVVEPLLVKESMVKTAAEAAITILKIDDIIAASPVKKEEKGKKEGGETPPPGSFE, from the coding sequence ATGGCAATGTATGGAATACCTGTACTCGTGTTGAAGGAAGGGACGAGGAGAACCATTGGCAGGGAGGCATTGCGCGGGAACATTGCTGCTGCAAGAGCATTGGCTGAGGTTTTAAGAACCAGTCTCGGCCCCCGTGGACTTGATAAAATGCTGGTTGACAGTTTTGGAGACGTAACCGTGACGAATGACGGAGCCACAATTGTAAAAGAGATGGAGGTTCAACACCCTGCTGCTAAGTTGCTAGTTGAGGTGGCAAAGGCCCAGGACGCTGAGGTTGGTGACGGCACAACCAGTGCCGTAGTCCTTGCCGGAGCATTCCTCGCGAAGGCTGAGGAGCTCCTAGACCAGAACATCCACCCCAGCATTATTATTGAAGGATACACAAAGGCTCTGAAAGAATCGCTCAAAATACTCAGCGACATAGCGTACAAGGTATCGCCCACTGACAGGGAGTCTTTGAAGAAAGTGGTTATGACAACAATCTCCAGCAAGTACATTGGAGGGAACGTGATATCCAACAAGCTGGCTGACATGACTATTGAGGCCGCTCTAACAGTTGCAGAGCCCAAGGAGAACGGGACATTTGATTTCAGAACCGATGACGTTAAAATAGAGAAGAAGAAGGGAGGAAACGTTATCGATACTCAGCTGATAAAAGGCATCGTTATCGATAAAGAGGTTGTTCACCCAGGGATGCCGAGAAGGATTGAGGACGCTAAGATAGCACTGCTGGACGCGGCCTTAGAGGTTGAGAAGCCAGAGATCACTGCTAAAATCAACATAACCAGCCCCGAGCTGATTAAGGCATTCCTTGATGAGGAGGCGAACCTGCTTAAGGAGATGGTTGAGAAAATAGCCTCCACCGGCGCTAACGTTGTGATATGCCAGAAAGGCATTGATGAAGTAGCCCAGCACTTCCTCGCCAAGAAGGGGATAATGGCTGTGAGAAGAGTTAAGAGAAGCGACCTTGAGAAGTTAGAGAGAGCTTCCGGAGGTAAAATAGTCAGTAGCGTTAGGGATTTGAAACCCGAGGACCTAGGCTATGCTAAGCTGGTAGAGGAGAGGAGAATAGGTAATGATAAAATGGTGTTTATCGAGGGCTGCAAGAATCCGAAGGCTGTGACAATACTTATTCGCGGAGCAAACGACATGGTGATGGATGAGATTGAGAGAAGCCTAAAGGACGCCTTAAACGTGCTGAGGAATGTTATGAAGGTTCCGAAGATAGTGCCTGGAGGCGGCGCCGTCGAGATCGAGTTGGCTATGAGGTTAAGGGAGTTCGCAGCTAAAGTTGGAGGGAAGGAGCAGCTGGCAATCGAGGCATTCGCACAAGCCATAGAGGAGATTCCGTTAATACTTGCAGAGTCAAGCGGTAAGGATCCGTTAGAAACATTGATGAAGCTGAGGCAGCTCCACAGTGAAGGCAAAAAGTACGCAGGGATCGATGTCGTGACCGGAGAGGTAAGGGAGAATATGCTTGAGTACAACGTAGTAGAGCCTCTGCTTGTTAAAGAATCCATGGTGAAGACTGCAGCGGAGGCTGCTATAACGATATTGAAGATTGACGACATAATTGCTGCAAGCCCCGTGAAGAAGGAGGAAAAGGGCAAGAAAGAAGGCGGCGAAACACCACCTCCGGGGAGCTTCGAGTAA